In Eremothecium gossypii ATCC 10895 chromosome V, complete sequence, the genomic stretch CGGGCTGCTGGCGCCGCTGGAGGATGACGCGGTGGAGCTTGCCAACGAGCTCTCGCGCGAGAGCTCCGTGCTCTCCTCCGGGACGTCCCTGGAGCGGCGCAAGCGTACGGTAGCGGCCGGAACGCTATCTGCGGGTTCTTCGCTGCGCAAGAGGGTCAAGAAGGAGCGGGGGCGCTCGACACAGCGCGACGGCATGCTCAGCGAGCCTCCCTCTGACGAGGCTAGCAGCCACGGCGCCAACTTCGCCGACGACCTGCAGGACTTTAACGACGAGCTCTTCTCGCTCAACCAacaggaggaggacgacAAGCAGCTGTACTGCTTCTGCCAAAGTGTGTCCTACGGCGAGATGGTCGCCTGCGATGGGCCCAACTGCAAGTACGAGTGGTTCCACTACGGCTGCGTCAACCTCGACGAACCACCCAAGGGGCAGTGGTACTGCCCCGAGTGCCGCCAGGAGATGGCTAATCTGAAGCTTAAGAAGAAGAAACGCGTGTGATTTGGTGCGTGTCCCTGACTGTCACGATACTCCGGGATTAGAACGTGTGCACCTGCACACTGCTCACATTTAGCATGATGTATATAACATGTTGGCATCATATAGAGCCATAGGAGCGCGCTCTGTGCTTTACGAGAGTGAGCTAAGTTAATAAGATGCCGTCTCGTGGTCACATGGCTTCGAAAGGGCACTACTTAATAAGCGGGTTTCCGGAGAAAACTTTCTTATACACCCTCACGTAGCCGATGGCGGTAAATCATAGACTCTGGCACATAAGGCAGGATGGTAGGTCTTACTGAGACGATATCCAAAGCTTTCAATGATGTACGTCCTACATTGCGTAGCGTAGGAGTGGCTAACAACCACCGGCATATTTCATTGGGCTTGTTGCCTCCAAATAGAAAGAACCCCCTAGTGAGAAAGTATCGAAAGAAGGCCCGTCTACATGAGACAGACCGCGGCAGCTTCTACTCTCTGGACGAGGATTTTGGGAGTGTCATGGGGGCGGACCCTTCGATGCTTGATGTGacggcggaggaggagggcgtGCTTGACGGAGGAGAGCTGTCGCGGACAGTCTCGCTGCCGTCGACGCTTGCGAGTGAGGCGGGGCCGTCCTCTGCACTGAATGTAGACTGGATATTGGAGGAGCACGAACGGCGGTACTCGACTGTTAACGGCAGCGCCGAGGACATCGTGGCCGTCGATGTGGAGGGCGCCGCGCCAGACATGGTGCACTACACTCACTTCATGCATCGGGTTAAGCAGCAACTGCCGTCGGACAAGGCAGAAGTGCGTGTTCTACGGCCCCGAAAGCTGTCTTACTACTCCATTGGCAGCAAGGGCGGCCCCTCCAGCGCGTTCCGAGGGTCCGAGGATCTCGACGACGAACCAGCCACCGTGAAGTCCGAGAGTCTGGTGCTTCTGTGTTACTCCGTGCCGCTCATATTTACATTTCTGCTTGAGCAGATGTTTCCGGTTGTATGTGCATTAGTTGTGGGTCACCTGGGAAAGAATGAGTTGGCAGCGGTTTCCCTGGCTTCCATGACCACCAATATCACTTTCGCAATATTCGAGGGTATTTCAACAAGCTTAGATACACTCTGCCCCCAGGCATATGGCGCAAGGAACTACTATGGGGTGGGACTGCATATGCAGCGATGCGTGCTTTTCTCGTTGGCATTCTTCGTGCCTTTTGCTGCATTGTTCTGGTTCTCCGAGGGCATCCTCCCGTATCTCATCAAAGAAAAGAGTTTGGTCCCCCTAACATCTCAGTTTCTGCGAGTAATGATCGTCGGCGGCCCCGGTTTCATTCTCTTTGAGAACCTGAAACGGTATTTACAAGCACAGGGCATATTCGATGCCGGTATATATGTGCTGTTAATCTGCTGCCCGCTTAACATTGTAATGAGCTACCTGCTAGTTTGGAATCCTGTTATCGGCCTCGGGTTCATCGGCGCCCCAATTGCCGTCGCGCTGAACTTTTGGTGCATGTTTCTCTTGTTGTTGCTGTACTGCATATACTTCAACGGGAGTAAATGCTGGGGCGGCCTCTCGCGGAAGGCCTTTGATCATTGGAAAGACCTGTCGAAACTAGCGGTCCCCGGTATCATAATGTTAGAGGCAGAAGATATGTCTTACGAGATTTTGACCTTATTCAGCTCATACCTCGGCACCGAGTACCTGGCCGCACAGTCAGCAGTGTCCACCACAGTGGCGATGCTCTACATGATACCTTTTGCGGTGGGGATTTCTGTTAGCACCAGGATAGCACAATACATCGGAGCACGCAATCCAGATAATGCTCGGCTAGCATCGCGTGTCGGGATAGCATCGTCCGCTGTTGTTGGGATCGTAAACTGCACCATGCTCATACTAGGCCGTGACTTAATTCCCCGCATTTATTCCTCGGACGCAGAAGTTATACGATTAATGCGCGAGATTCTGCCGCTGCTTGGACTCGTGGAAATATTTGACGCACTCAATGCAATCGCGGGTTCATGCTTGAGGGGACAAGGTATGCAATATGTGGGCAGTGTCGTAAATCTCGTGGTTTACTACTTATTTGCGATCCCACTTGGAATGTTATTAAGTTGGACATTTGACATGAAGTTGTCCGGCCTCTGGGTTGGAATAGGCTCCGGTATGCTGGTAATAGGCTTAATTGAAGGATACTATGTGCTCTTCGCAGACTGGGATATGCTCATCGACCGTGCTGAGATGCTAAAGGAAACCGAAGATGATTCTGACGAGGAGGTCGATGAGTTTTCTGCACTGCTGCCATGACTTTATAAGCCTGGGGTCCTTAGTCAGATATAGGGATATGTATAATCTTAATGACGTTGTCTTGAACGGTCTGGTAGGCACTTCTTTTGTTCATGTCTGTCTTCGTCTatagtcacgtgaccagATATGTAGCCCAAGTGTGGCTCTAGTATACATTGTTTTGCGACCATATATGCTTAGAGAGCAGAAGATATAGAATAAATATGGCTTGTCAACAACAGCGTAGTAGTGTGCGTCTTCAGGTAAGCACTATAGTTGTACTTGGTGCAGATTACTAGATGACTTCATTCTTATACAGCGGAAAGAGGTTTATTGCTAAGGCAGCCGGAAGGTCTACGAACCCGCAGATGTCCTTCCCCTGCCTCGATAAATTGGATGCGCTAACAGCTAAGCTTAAAGAAAACCGAATTGGATCTATTAATGGAGGGTCGACAGTGGGCGATTTTTATGGGACTTTGGCCGACAACGAGCCTGTCTACGGAAACGTAAAGTCAGGATATCAGCTCTATAGCTGCGAAGAGCCTTTACTGCTGGACTACGGTGGTGTGCTATTAGGCTTCC encodes the following:
- the YNG2 gene encoding histone acetyltransferase YNG2 (Syntenic homolog of Saccharomyces cerevisiae YHR090C (YNG2)), translated to MSFERPQDPSSALEQATQDVSNLKSESRFLLEEIRASDLEFYESKKRFLNKDTQIHKFIKQHGSLVDNPKEAEFQERIKEDLERCHQLQVDKCTVANSLLYMVTKHLKKVQANIEALEEDGLLAPLEDDAVELANELSRESSVLSSGTSLERRKRTVAAGTLSAGSSLRKRVKKERGRSTQRDGMLSEPPSDEASSHGANFADDLQDFNDELFSLNQQEEDDKQLYCFCQSVSYGEMVACDGPNCKYEWFHYGCVNLDEPPKGQWYCPECRQEMANLKLKKKKRV
- a CDS encoding uncharacterized protein (Syntenic homolog of Saccharomyces cerevisiae YDR338C) — its product is MVGLTETISKAFNDVRPTLRSVGVANNHRHISLGLLPPNRKNPLVRKYRKKARLHETDRGSFYSLDEDFGSVMGADPSMLDVTAEEEGVLDGGELSRTVSLPSTLASEAGPSSALNVDWILEEHERRYSTVNGSAEDIVAVDVEGAAPDMVHYTHFMHRVKQQLPSDKAEVRVLRPRKLSYYSIGSKGGPSSAFRGSEDLDDEPATVKSESLVLLCYSVPLIFTFLLEQMFPVVCALVVGHLGKNELAAVSLASMTTNITFAIFEGISTSLDTLCPQAYGARNYYGVGLHMQRCVLFSLAFFVPFAALFWFSEGILPYLIKEKSLVPLTSQFLRVMIVGGPGFILFENLKRYLQAQGIFDAGIYVLLICCPLNIVMSYLLVWNPVIGLGFIGAPIAVALNFWCMFLLLLLYCIYFNGSKCWGGLSRKAFDHWKDLSKLAVPGIIMLEAEDMSYEILTLFSSYLGTEYLAAQSAVSTTVAMLYMIPFAVGISVSTRIAQYIGARNPDNARLASRVGIASSAVVGIVNCTMLILGRDLIPRIYSSDAEVIRLMREILPLLGLVEIFDALNAIAGSCLRGQGMQYVGSVVNLVVYYLFAIPLGMLLSWTFDMKLSGLWVGIGSGMLVIGLIEGYYVLFADWDMLIDRAEMLKETEDDSDEEVDEFSALLP